A single window of Aspergillus flavus chromosome 4, complete sequence DNA harbors:
- a CDS encoding putative C2H2 finger domain protein: MSKPTAATSDTAFRKTWDREEYAKKAADEESKRKEESKARYEAKLLGKKWHAPVDYSSLEATTSRKQRLDVASMVGKTTIVSAGSAVGKRGRGAGFYCGDCDLTFKDNLQLVEHLNSKQHLIATGQSGEVTRATVEDVRQRLRLLAHQKRVREEEERRAWQLDLGARLQEREEQEAKEREEKRRKRNEKRRKGGDGIKQEDDSWEGRLGIIA; encoded by the coding sequence atgtccAAACCAACCGCTGCAACATCCGACACGGCCTTCCGCAAAACCTGGGACCGCGAAGAATACGCCAAAAAAGCCGCGGACGAAGAAAGCAAACGCAAAGAAGAATCCAAAGCACGCTATGAAGCCAAACTCCTCGGCAAAAAATGGCACGCGCCGGTCGACTACAGCTCTTTGGAGGCCACGACGTCCCGAAAACAGCGACTAGATGTGGCGTCGATGGTGGGCAAGACGACGATTGTGTCGGCTGGGTCGGCGGTGGGCAAGAGAGGCCGGGGAGCTGGTTTCTACTGTGGGGACTGTGATCTTACTTTCAAGGATAATTTGCAGCTGGTGGAGCATTTGAATAGTAAGCAGCATTTGATTGCGACGGGGCAGAGTGGTGAGGTGACGAGGGCTACTGTTGAGGATGTGCGGCAGCGGCTACGGTTGCTTGCGCATCAGAAACGGGTAcgagaggaggaggaacggAGGGCTTGGCAGCTTGATCTCGGGGCTAGGCTTCAGGAGAGGGAGGAGCAGGAGGCTAAGGAacgagaggagaagaggaggaagaggaatgaGAAGCGACGGAAGGGTGGAGATGGGATCAAGCAGGAAGACGACAGCTGGGAGGGTCGGCTGGGAATCATCGCATGA
- a CDS encoding histidinol-phosphate aminotransferase (unnamed protein product) produces MAARQSPFDLSKCARKNILQLQPYRCARECVYPPDDGTNVLLDANENAYGPGLALNSEGALQQSTVNGDSTGSSKPDIDFLGLNRYPDPHQIELKQLFCNLRNTRIHSQKDLTPENLFVGVGSDEAIDALLRCFCVPGKDKILTCPPTYGMYGVSAQVNDVDIVKVPLDVENGFQLQPEKIIETLSADDSIKMVYICSPGNPTANLIRKSDIQKVLEHPTWNGVVVVDEAYIDFAPEGSSLAEWVNDWPNLVVMQTLSKAFGLAGIRLGVAFTSPAIARLLNSLKAPYNISSPTSALAMAALSPNNMAVMKKYREQIIAQRERLLQELPKIPGIGRFLGGQESNFLLVELLDKPANEGGKPSNQVALAAYEAMAEKHGVVVRFRGKELGCEGCLRVTVGTEEEVTRFLQELRVVLGGLLG; encoded by the exons ATGGCTGCGAGACAATCACCGTTTGATCTCTCTAAATGCGCGCGCAAGAACATCTTGCAATTGCAGCCCTACCGCTGTGCCAGAGAGTGTGTTTACCCTCCAG ATGACGGAACGAACGTCCTTCTCGATGCCAACGAAAACGCTTATGGCCCTGGTCTTGCCCTGAACTCGGAAGGCGCTTTGCAACAATCTACTGTCAACGGAGATTCGACTGGCTCGTCGAAGCCAGACATCGACTTTTTGGGATTGAACCGCTATCCCGACCC ACACCAGATTGAGTTGAAGCAACTTTTCTGCAACCTCCGCAATACCCGTATTCACAGCCAAAAAGACCTGACCCCCGAGAATCTTTTCGTTGGAGTTGGCTCCGACGAAGCCATCGATGCCCTGTTAAGATGTTTCTGCGTGCCGGGAAAGGATAAGATCCTTACTTGCCCCCCTACGTATGGCATGTATGGTGTTAGTGCGCAGGTCAATGACGTGGATATCGTGAAGGTGCCTCTGGATGTCGAGAATGGTTTCCAGCTACAGCCGGAAAAGATCATCGAGACTCTGTCTGCGGACGACTCGATCAAGATGGTGTACATCTGCTCACCTGGTAACCCTACAGCCAACTTGATCCGCAAGTCCGACATCCAGAAGGTGCTGGAGCACCCTACATGGAATGGTGTGGTCGTCGTGGATGAGGCATACATCGACTTCGCCCCCGAAGGCTCCAGTCTCGCCGAATGGGTCAACGATTGGCCCAACTTGGTGGTTATGCAGACTTTGAGTAAGGCCTTTGGTCTGGCCGGTATTCGGCTGGGAGTCGCGTTCACTAGCCCTGCCATTGCCCGTCTGTTAAACAGCCTGAAGGCCCCTTACAACATCTCAAGTCCAACTAGTGCACTTGCTATGGCTGCTCTGTCCCCTAACAACATGGCTGTCATGAAGAAATACCGGGAACAGATCATTGCTCAGCGCGAACGCTTACTACAGGAACTACCCAAGATTCCGGGAATTGGTCGCTTCCTTGGCGGACAGGAGTCGAACTTCCTCCTCGTAGAACTCCTAGACAAGCCCGCGAATGAAGGCGGAAAGCCCAGCAACCAGGTAGCCCTCGCTGCGTACGAAGCTATGGCGGAAAAACACGGGGTTGTGGTACGGTTCCGCGGAAAGGAGCTCGGATGCGAAGGTTGCCTGCGGGTTACAGTAGgaacagaggaagaagtcacTAGGTTCCTGCAGGAATTGCGGGTAGTCCTGGGCGGTCTTCTGGGGTAG
- a CDS encoding pyridoxal-dependent decarboxylase domain protein (unnamed protein product) — translation MSDHGDLTHQAISSYFIGPQAENMSYFKDNISTILHELEEARKKYKFDGDQRFITSSIQNSEEFQRITRNFAQAVKKAARLMGSHSIPFWNPRYQAHMCTDLSMPALLGYFMTMIYNPNNVALEASPLTTVAEMEVGEQLCHLFGYNTDPSRKDVPTGWGHVTCGGTVANLEAIWVSRNLKFYPLALRKAMSETVVVDGSEKKGPLSFVADRFVVTTCKGERKLFTDMSTWELLNLRPKTVLDLPQELHEQFGISPKFVESALQNFNIQSTGKDALEREFEVKQPIKCFLSNTRHYSWPKGGAITGLGSDAFEGIEVDDAARINLDVLQERLQRCLDEGQAVYAVVAIIGSTEEGAVDRLSAILAMRQRFQSKGLSFLVHADAAWGGYFATMLPRNLYDMPRGPSVSNPEDSFDGGAEGFVPDLSLKLETQEDLLALKYADSITVDPHKAGYIPYPGGSLVYRDGRMRYLVTWTAPVLSQGSETGMGIYGVEGSKPGAAAMSIWLSNKCIGLNPQGYGALLSEVSFTCTRLSAHWAAMTTKDDDYFMCVPFHKLPSEWKDPFNEHAIEKEKERIRQEILPKSNREIVESDVGKPTEEKLMTLLRGLGSDLNINAFALNWRYDDKDRTWNTDIEEANYLTRHVVERLSICSPDQDPTKIPFYLTSTEFTNELYGKCAKEFKRRLGLPQCDRPLFVLRNVVMSPFPTDNDFISTMVDYFRSVVEDGVRLCRKRNARGSAIHRFVMQGTDEIFLAYQPSFHLGKHRQQIILAVELEDHAKSDYIEIRESNPQDPIFLKSSVEIDLQQVVSECERGSPVSFNGTIYTHHGGPVRTSTPVTLKRVIKSRPLNSANREVDYPEDYMPFYLYGSGKQWHISHMLLQAPNATFSAGNVKLDDKLVSSLNKGHAEKGAILALTEVPETPMQPFPTSKSELPACFFFQPDKKYKVKVWDDPNDASAAGPGLLEGLGEPIEGTITLSKEIHIDLEWINKDPFEREDRVGKWRDEFSQIGKKLEKRA, via the exons ATGTCTGACCACGGAGACCTCACCCACCAAGCCATCAGCTCCTATTTCATAGGCCCCCAAGCCGAGAATATGAGCTACTTCAAAGACAACATCTCCACAATCCTCCACGAGCTAGAAGAAGCCCGCAAGAAATACAAATTCGACGGCGACCAG AGATTCATCACATCCAGCATCCAAAACTCTGAAGAATTCCAACGTATTACACGGAACTTCGCTCAGGCGGTGAAAAAAGCTGCCAGATTGATGGGCTCACATTCGATTCCCTTTTGGAATCCTCGCTACCAGGCTCACATGTGCACTGACCTGAGCATGCCTGCGCTTCTGGGTTATTTCATGACCATGATCTATAACCCGAATAATGTTGCGCTAGAGGCTAGTCCTCTGACCACTGTGGCGGAGATGGAGGTCGGGGAGCAGCTGTGTCATTTGTTTGGGTATAATACTGATCCTTCGAGGAAGGATGTGCCGACTGGTTGGGGCCATGTTACTTGTGGTGGGACTGTGGCCAATCTTGAGGCGATCTGGGTGTCTAGGAATCTGAAGTTTTACCCGTTGGCTCTTCGGAAAGCCATGAGTGAGACTGTTGTTGTAGATGGaagcgagaagaagggaCCGTTGAGTTTCGTGGCTGATAGGTTTGTAGTTACCACCTGTAAAGGTGAGAGGAAGCTGTTTACGGATATGTCTACGTGGGAACTGCTCAATTTGAGACCCAAGACGGTGCTGGATCTGCCGCAGGAATTGCATGAACAGTTCGGTATCTCACCCAAGTTTGTGGAATCTGCTTTGCAGAATTTCAACATACAGTCGACGGGTAAAGACGCTTTGGAAAGAGAATTCGAGGTCAAGCAACCGATCAAGTGTTTCCTTTCTAATACTAGACACTACTCTTGGCCCAAGGGCGGAG CAATAACTGGCCTCGGTTCGGATGCGTTTGAGGGTATTGAGGTCGATGACGCCGCGCGTATCAACCTCGACGTGCTTCAGGAGCGCCTCCAACGATGTCTTGATGAGGGCCAGGCGGTTTATGCAGTAGTGGCAATCATTGGCTCAACTGAAGAAGGGGCCGTTGATCGGCTAAGTGCTATTTTAGCTATGCGTCAGCGCTTCCAGTCGAAGGGGTTGTCATTCCTCGTCCATGCTGACGCTGCGTGGGGAGGCTACTTTGCCACTATGCTTCCACGAAATCTCTATGACATGCCCCGGGGGCCAAGCGTGAGCAATCCGGAGGATAGCTTTGATGGTGGAGCAGAGGGCTTTGTTCCAGACCTGAGCTTGAAGCTGGAAACCCAAGAAGACCTTCTGGCACTGAAATACGCGGATTCAATCACTGTAGACCCGCATAAGGCGGGCTATATCCCGTACCCCGGGGGGAGTCTAGTGTACCGCGATGGAAGAATGAGATATCTCGTCACCTGGACCGCTCCGGTGCTCTCTCAGGGCTCTGAGACTGGGATGGGAATTTATGGGGTCGAGGGCAG TAAGCCTGGTGCTGCAGCCATGTCGATCTGGCTCTCCAACAAATGTATCGGGCTCAATCCCCAAGGATACGGCGCTCTGCTCAGTGAAGTATCTTTTACATGTACTAGG CTCTCTGCTCACTGGGCCGCCATGACCACGAAAGACGACGACTACTTCATGTGTGTTCCGTTTCACAAACTTCCCTCTGAATGGAAGGACCCCTTCAACGAGCACGCgatagagaaagaaaaggagcgAATCCGCCAAGAAATTCTCCCAAAAAGCAATCGCGAGATTGTCGAGAGTGATGTGGGCAAACCCACGGAAGAAAAGCTCATGACACTTCTCCGGGGCCTTGGTTCAGACCTGAACATCAATGCCTTTGCACTCAACTGGCGGTATGATGACAAGGACAGAACCTGGAACACTGACATAGAAGAAGCCAACTACCTCACAAGACATGTCGTTGAGCGTCTGTCTATCTGTTCACCTGACCAGGATCCCACCAAGATCCCGTTCTACCTGACGTCGACTGAGTTCACGAACGAGCTATATGGCAAGTGTGCCAAGGAGTTCAAGAGAAGACTCGGCCTTCCACAGTGCGATCGGCCTCTATTCGTACTGAGAAACGTCGTCATGAGCCCATTCCCTACAGACAACGATTTCATTAGTACGATGGTAGACTACTTCCGCTCAGTAGTCGAGGATGGGGTCAGACTGTGCCGCAAGCGTAATGCAAGAGGCTCGGCTATCCACCGATTTGTAATGCAGGGGACGGACGAGATTTTCTTGGCCTATCAACCATCATTCCACTTGGGCAAGCACCGACAACAGATCATTCTGGCCGTGGAGCTTGAAGACCATGCCAAGTCAGACTATATTGAAATCCGGGAATCAAATCCCCAGGATCCTATCTTCCTCAAATCATCCGTAGAGATCGACCTCCAGCAAGTGGTGAGCGAATGCGAGCGAGGCAGCCCTGTGAGCTTCAACGGGACCATATATACACACCATGG TGGTCCGGTCCGCACTTCCACACCTGTGACATTGAAACGAGTGATCAAGAGCCGTCCTCTCAACTCGGCCAACCGAGAAGTTGACTATCCTGAAGATTACATGCCGTTCTACCTCTACGGCTCTGGGAAGCAATGGCACATCTCACATATGCTCCTGCAAGCACCCAATGCTACATTCTCAGCGGGCAATGTAAAGCTGGATGATAAACTGGTCTCTTCGCTTAATAAAGGACATGCTGAGAAAGGAGCGATTCTCGCTTTGACAGAAGTTCCTGAAACTCCCATGCAGCCCTTTCCAACGTCTAAGAGTGAGCTGCCGgcatgtttcttcttccagccCGACAAGAAATACAAGGTCAAGGTGTGGGACGATCCAAATGATGCATCGGCAGCTGGCCCCGGTTTACTAGAAGGCCTCGGGGAGCCAATTGAGGGAACTATTACCCTGTCCAAAGAAATACATATTGACCTGGAATGGATCAATAAGGATCCATTTGAGCGTGAGGATAGGGTTGGCAAGTGGCGGGATGAGTTCAGCCAGATCGGCAAGAAGCTGGAGAAACGAGCTTGA
- a CDS encoding putative chromosome segregation protein BIR1, with protein sequence MADEMETFAARLASFDLVLHPEKRRTSSAKAVKSIAWPHRKPSPAELAHAGFYYNPYETNPDNTTCFLCHRALDGWEEEDNPITEHLKHANDCGWAVMMDIQQHSSNPAEIEDPTSDKIREARLATFGTSWPHDGKRGWVCQSEKMVDGGWYFCPTEESNDLASCVYCKLSLDGWEPKDDPFDEHYRRSADCSFFVFAQPPGKKGKGSRTKKARTSKASRLSTQSTASEAISELEDPMDQSTVSQPATKAKGTKKSSKSKSKNAKSKKEEAAEPDSQMDIDTADYSQPEPAKAKRTTRGTKRTSDQVDREQVNVVDIENFEEAEPPTKKRATKVRNSTQHDSNQNDEVTVDAQLEESIPEDEAKKGRGTTKKKASSKSRKASSGSSTSKTASKSRVPNDNELDAAPVADLEQPEPEEQSLEAVQKPSKKSKSKKKQKTTPEPQEVTNHADEEEPGTGEALQPEQPEQPEQTEQTEEPEEPEKPEESSPSPAAPEDKPSHVKSKRKSRGSNIPEPEPEIVTEKPPKTRKRSGADATLKGETDSRVHESFVSVEIPARVPTPVKQPKAEPTNRSEPNDKDLKKKTKQRSSTEKAKKSKKTSKAEALEREKTSAQQEFEPKQSPQVSSTGHDLPEQSEPQDPQEQEAEQPSTRRRSSRVPPKTAERYSDIPEEKQFARTLAGSSRSSDNHRMSDSADQGNMSPLPTSKSTPSLSPQSSDVENQPPSLKPSATRPPVGSPSKQQTVRIPLAPNTPSPTKRNTNAGGLRTTHPWNPIDIDEILLAGNSDKENVDLSSALYSVKGDLTSPEKKMSVEEWIKWHAKNGEEKLRQECERLVGQFEREGARAMRVLEGIECID encoded by the exons ATGGCCGACGAAATGGAGACATTCGCTGCCCGCCTTGCCAGCTTTGATCTGGTATTGCACCCAGAGAAACGAAGAACATCGAGCGCAAAGGCCGTCAAATCAATTGCTTGGCCTCACCGGAAGCCATCGCCCGCTGAG TTGGCGCACGCGGGCTTCTACTACAATCCCTATGAAACAAATCCAGATAATACAACATGCTTTCTATGTCATAGAGCGCTCGACggatgggaggaagaagacaatcCGATAACGGAACATCTTAAGCATGCGAATGATTGCGGCTGGGCTGTTATGATGGATATTCAACAACACAGCTCAAACCCTGCTGAGATAGAGGACCCCACAAGTGACAAGATAAGAGAGGCGAGACTGGCCACCTTTGGCACATCATGGCCGCACGATGGGAAACGCGGTTGGGTCTGTCAGTCAGAAAAG ATGGTCGACGGGGGTTGGTATTTTTGTCCCACCGAAGAGAGCAATGACCTAGCAAGCTGTGTATACTGCAAATTGTCCCTTGATGGTTGGGAACCCAAGGACGATCCCTT TGATGAACATTACCGCCGTTCCGCGGACTGTTCATTTTTCGTCTTTGCCCAACCCCCTGgtaagaaaggcaaaggctCACGCACGAAAAAAGCACGTACATCCAAAGCGTCTCGTCTTTCGACCCAATCAACTGCTTCAGAAGCTATCTCGGAACTTGAAGATCCCATGGATCAGAGCACTGTCTCCCAGCCAGCTACTAAGGCAAAGGGAACCAAAAAGTCATCCAAGTCAAAATCAAAGAATGCGAAGTCtaaaaaggaagaggcgGCGGAGCCCGACAGCCAGATGGATATCGATACTGCCGACTATAGCCAGCCTGAGCCCGCCAAAGCAAAACGAACCACGCGTGGAACGAAAAGGACAAGCGACCAAGTAGATAGGGAACAAGTCAATGTGGTCGACATCGAAAACTTTGAGGAAGCCGAACCACCCACTAAAAAGCGGGCCACAAAGGTGCGAAACAGCACTCAACATGACAGCAATCAAAACGATGAAGTCACCGTGGACGCACAGCTGGAAGAGAGTATCCCAGAGGACGAGGCCAAGAAAGGTCGAGGAACcacgaaaaagaaagcatcCTCAAAGAGCCGAAAGGCCTCTAGCGGTTCGTCTACGTCTAAAACCGCTTCAAAATCTCGCGTGCCTAATGACAACGAGCTTGATGCAGCTCCTGTGGCCGACTTGGAGCAGCCTGAACCTGAAGAGCAAAGTCTGGAGGCCGTGCAGAAGCCATCAAAGAAGTCGAaatccaagaagaagcagaagaccaCCCCAGAGCCGCAGGAGGTGACCAATCAtgccgacgaggaagagccCGGGACAGGCGAAGCGCTGCAGCCTGAACAGCCTGAACAGCCCGAACAGACTGAACAGACTGAAGAGCCCGAAGAGCCTGAAAAGCCCGAAGAGTCTAGCCCTAGCCCGGCAGCCCCAGAGGATAAGCCGAGCCATGTGAAATCAAAGCGCAAGTCAAGAGGCTCTAACATTCCCGAGCCAGAGCCGGAGATTGTCACAGAGAAACCACCGAAGACACGGAAGCGGTCGGGAGCAGACGCAACGTTAAAGGGTGAGACAGACTCTAGGGTTCACGAGTCGTTCGTTTCAGTAGAGATCCCAGCTAGAGTTCCTACTCCGGTAAAGCAGCCAAAAGCTGAACCTACAAATAGAAGTGAGCCTAACGACAAGGAtctcaagaagaagactaaGCAGAGATCTTCCACGGAGAAGGCTaagaaatcaaagaaaacaagcaaagCAGAGGCTCTTGAGCGCGAAAAAACCTCTGCTCAACAGGAGTTCGAGCCCAAACAGAGCCCCCAGGTCTCTTCAACTGGTCATGACCTTCCAGAGCAGAGCGAACCACAAGACCCGCAAGAACAAGAGGCCGAGCAGCCTTCCACACGGCGTAGATCATCTAGAGTGCCTCCAAAGACGGCAGAGAGATATAGCGACATCCCCGAGGAAAAACAGTTTGCTAGGACACTTGCGGGATCGTCGCGGAGTTCAGATAACCATAGAATGTCAGACTCCGCTGACCAAGGCAATATGTCGCCTCTTCCCACCTCGAAGAGCACACCGTCCCTATCGCCGCAGTCCTCCGATGTTGAGAACCAGCCTCCATCTCTGAAGCCTTCGGCAACGCGGCCTCCTGTAGGATCGCCGTCCAAACAACAGACCGTACGAATTCCCCTAGCGCCCAACACCCCTTCGCCAACGAAGCGTAACACCAATGCCGGGGGCCTCCGCACTACCCACCCGTGGAACCctattgatattgatgagatCCTCCTTGCTGGAAACAGTGACAAAGAGAACGTCGATTTGAGTTCAGCGCTGTATAGCGTGAAGGGTGATTTGACAAGCCCAGAGAAAAAGATGTCCGTTGAAGAATGGATTAAATGGCACGCCAAGAAcggggaggagaagttgagGCAAGAATGCGAGAGGCTAGTCGGGCAATTCGAGAGGGAGGGTGCCCGTGCAATGCGAGTACTGGAGGGAATTGAATGCATTGATTGA
- a CDS encoding MMP37-like protein, which translates to MMHEVTSLLLNSRTGSFMRLRPIYPSLPRCARIPTSLRAFSHDSTSASTLNGTYPLRNRTVSRGGLSSQSASSEHHLLLPSSSAASFSTSSRLSDPGDWEDNANLSIDAFSELPSKDFGVNQHMVINQEFKEALRQILWQFRAPIRYAFAYGSGVFTQSGSAPGSGQCHPSAPAAIKNMQQGQGKMIDFIFGVSYSQHWHSLNLHQHRDHYSGLGSLGSYAVAQTQDRFGAGVYFNPYITVNGTLIKYGVVNLDTLCRDLSQWDTLYLAGRLQKPVKILRDHPKVRLANQMNLLSAVRVALLLLPAEFTEFQLYSTIAGMSYMGDLRMALPAEDPRKVRNIVSGQMANFRRLYAPLIETLPNVTFNDKRCTEGDWIDDPNANVKLTQDMDPVKRGNMVRRLPESFRAKLYFQYQTRFQIPRGDFNKMMKESQDADQALVRRRQGGPFEQRIASDDNLKQEVQASITKTIRWPSTVQSAKGLVTSGIGRTWRYLREKQNKYKTSGKHASPPSEESTEKAAKQE; encoded by the exons ATGATGCACGAAGTTACT TCCCTCCTTTTAAACTCCAGAACGGGTTCATTCATGCGTCTGCGCCCGATCTACCCGTCTCTTCCGCGATGCGCTCGCATCCCTACTTCCCTGCGCGCTTTCTCCCACGATTCTACCTCGGCCTCTACTCTAAATGGAACATATCCACTTAGAAACCGCACGGTGTCTCGTGGAGGTCTCAGTTCACAGTCTGCTTCCAGCGAGCatcacctcctccttccttcaTCGTCTGCAGCGTCGTTCTCTACCAGCTCACGACTGTCGGACCCTGGTGACTGGGAAGATAACGCGAATCTGTCAATAGATGCATTTTCGGAGCTCCCTTCCAAAGATTTTGGTGTCAATCAACACATGGTCATCAACCAAGAGTTTAAAGAAGCCTTACGTCAAATCCTTTGGCAATTTCGGGCACCGATCCGATACGCATTCGCCTATGGTTCGGGCGTCTTCACACAGTCCGGGAGTGCTCCTGGCTCCGGCCAGTGTCACCCGTCTGCTCCGGCTGCAATCAAGAACATGCAACAAGGTCAGGGTAAGATGATTGATTTTATCTTTGGAGTGTCGTACTCCCAACATTGGCACTCATTAAACCTCCATCAACATCGTGACCACTACTCTGGACTGGGATCTTTAGGGTCTTACGCTGTCGCTCAAACACAAGATAGGTTCGGCGCCGGTGTGTACTTCAACCCGTATATCACCGTTAATGGCACGTTGATCAAATATGGCGTTGTTAATCTCGACACATTATGTCGTGATCTCAGCCAATGGGACACGCTATATCTTGCTGGGCGGTTACAGAAGCCAGTTAAGATTCTGCGTGACCATCCGAAGGTCCGGCTCGCAAACCAGATGAACCTACTCTCTGCCGTTCGGGTGGCGTTGCTGCTCCTCCCAGCTGAGTTTACCGAGTTCCAGCTCTACAGCACCATTGCAGGGATGAGCTACATGGGAGATCTGCGCATGGCATTGCCGGCCGAGGATCCTCGTAAAGTTAGGAACATTGTTTCAGGTCAGATGGCCAACTTCCGGCGGCTCTATGCACCGCTCATTGAGACCCTGCCTAATGTCACCTTCAACGACAAACGGTGCACCGAAGGCGATTGGATCGATGATCCTAATGCCAATGTGAAGCTAACCCAAGATATGGACCCAGTAAAACGTGGTAATATGGTCCGCCGTCTTCCGGAGTCATTCCGAGCGAAGCTGTACTTCCAGTATCAAACCCGCTTTCAAATACCTCGCGGCGACTTCAACAAAATGATGAAGGAAAGCCAAGATGCCGACCAAGCATTGGTACGGCGGAGACAAGGCGGTCCTTTCGAGCAGCGTATCGCAAGCGACGATAATCTGAAGCAGGAAGTTCAAGCATCGATCACTAAGACCATTCGCTGGCCGAGCACTGTCCAGTCGGCCAAAGGTCTGGTCACCTCCGGAATTGGAAGGACCTGGCGCTACCTGCgagaaaagcaaaataaGTACAAGACTTCAGGCAAACATGCCAGTCCTCCGAGCGAGGAGTCGACGGAGAAAGCAGCAAAGCAGGAATAG
- a CDS encoding putative pectin lyase A (pectin lyase F), translated as MKITSTIPAVLLGLAPLSAAVSVSGSAEGFASGVTGGGDAEAQIPSDIDELKEWLTDDTPRVIVLDKEYDFTESEGTTSGTVCASWGTGSGCQKIIQDDCGDSPSSQATWYTAGTTGIDVASDKTILGDGDKGVIKGKGLRFRDGVSNIIVQNIEISDLNPEYVWGGDALYFDGSDLIWIDHVTTARTGRQHYTFGYETNTRITLSNNFINGETTYSTGCDGYTYWTFEMVGEADQITLQNNYIYMTAGRSPALSGGTLLHAVNNVWEKNNGHALEGGDAGARGIFEGNAWIGVSTIVGDYAGRLFNAPDSSSAGDCESALGRACEVNAVSDSGDLTAYTDTSFFSDFSGLTIAPATSATDAQSSVPNNAGMGKL; from the exons ATGAAGATCACATCAACCATTCCCGCTGTCCTCTTGGGACTAGCACCGCTGAGTGCAGCCGTATCAGTCTCCGGCTCGGCTGAAGGGTTCGCTTCCGGGGTGACAGGCGGTGGTGACGCAGAAGCACAGATTCCCAGCGATATCGATGAGCTGAAGGAATGGCTTACCGATGATACCCCACGAGTCATTGTGCTTGACAAGGAATATGACTTCACTGAGTCAGAGGGCACGACTAGTGGTACAGTTTGTGCTTCCTGGGGAACCGGGAGCGGCTGTCAGAAGATCATCCAGGATGACTGCGGAgattctccttcttcgcaaGCAACTTGGTACACCGCTGGGACGACGGGGATAGATGTTGCATCGGACAAAACGattcttggagatggagacAAGGGCGTTATCAAAGGCAAAGGCCTGAGATTCAGAGACGGCGTGTCGAACATTATCGTACAAAACATAGAGATCTCCGACTTGAACCCTGAGTATGTCTGGGGTGGTGACGCCCTCTATTTCGATGGGTCTGACCTTATCTGGATTGATCATGTCACG ACGGCTCGCACCGGACGGCAACACTACACCTTCGGATACGAGACCAACACCCGTATTACTCTCTCAAACAACTTCATCAACGGTGAAACTACGTACTCCACTGGCTGCGACGGGTACACCTACTGGACCTTTGAGATGGTCGGTGAGGCAGACCAAATTACTCTGCAGAACAACTATATCTACATGACAGCCGGCCGCAGCCCAGCCTTGAGTGGAGGTACTCTCTTGCATGCCGTAAACAATGTCTGGGAGAAGAACAACGGCCATGCGCTGGAGGGCGGCGATGCAGGTGCTAGGGGAATCTTTGAAGGAAATGCTTGGATAGGAGTGTCCACGATTGTTGGAGACTATGCTGGTCGGCTCTTCAACGCACCGGATTCATCGTCCGCTGGCGACTGCGAATCGGCTCTTGGTCGTGCGTGCGAAGTGAATGCTGTTTCCGACTCCGGCGATCTTACTGCTTACACCgatacttctttcttctcggaTTTCTCGGGGCTTACTATTGCGCCCGCAACCTCTGCCACTGATGCTCAGTCTAGTGTCCCGAATAACGCAGGCATGGGGAAACTTTGA